A stretch of DNA from Vanrija pseudolonga chromosome 6, complete sequence:
GACCCCCCGGCcagggtgggcggcgcgaacATGGTCGAGGTGAGGCCCatggtcgacgcggccgaggacgacgtgtCGCATCCCCACACGACAATGTCGTTgggcccgccgacgccgatgatgCTGATGCCCGTGCCGACGAACTGGATGTCGATGTTGGCGCTCCTGTTCCCAAGCGAGGTGGAGCACGCCGCTTCTCCGAGACCGAGTGGGCCAGAcgtgctgttgctgttcAGGCTCGCGGGGAACGTGAGGCTCCACGCGATGtccggcgtgccgaggttTCTGGGCGAGAAGCGCACGACGGGCGAGCTGACGGGGAGGGTGTAGATTGCTTGTTGGGGAACGGGGATGTCGCGCGCCGTGAGCGCGTgcggcaccgaggcggcagcgacggtgTTCAGGCCGAGCAGAAGGGAGGAGGCTGCCAGCCGCGCGAAGGTGGCAGCTGCTGGTCGGCGTCTTCGGCGAGCGGCCATGGCGGTGATGCAGTAGTGGCAAAGGCTCTGTCGAGAGAAGGTGAGGACCAAGTagctcgccgctggcaaTGTTGTTTATAACCCTCACCTCTGCACCACCAGACTTGCGGCCCGTGAGCGGAAATCCTGCGAGGAGCGTGTACAGAATCCAGGAACCAGCTGAACCGAGCTCGACTGGAACCAAGCAAGGCGTCAGGCAGCGGTAGCCTGCCGCGtgccgacgagacggagaCATGCCACCAGGCTCGACCGGACGTGGCTGATCGCGAGAAGCATAGCTCGACACCGCCACAAACGCCTGATCGCCGCGTGACCCGCCACCAAGTAGAGCAGCCGCACCGAACCGAGGTGGCCGTCCCCTCGTTCCTCGGACCGAACCCAAGTGAGATGGGGCGGTGTCTGtcccgctgacgccccatGCGTGCTGAGGCGACTTCCCAACGTGCATACTTGACTAGCCTCGGTGTCGCTTGAGGACATTGCGGCAACGCGTAGAGGCCAGTGAGTGCTCTGACCACCTCGAGTCATACTTCTCACGGACACTGAACGTGTTATGGTCCAAGCGCCTACAATAACAAAGCTGAAATGTCCCCCTGCCTCCACTCGCCGAGCAAcgtgccggcgccacctGTGGCGCGATGCGCACCCCCACGGGGAACGTAAGTACTATAGCTTGCCTTCCCTCGTGGTCATCATCGCCGGGGCACGTGAGTGATCGTAGGCAGGAgggccgtgctcgacgaccggcgGCGGTCCCATCTCAAGCAGCGTCTCCGAGTCCACTGCCTGGATGGCgatggtgggcggcggcgggacggGCGGAGAGGGAAGTGGGCGATGGCGAAGGCCTGGTACACGGGCGGCAGGGGGGACCACTTTGGAAGGGAGGggatcggcgtcgacgtTTGACGGGTCTCTGTTCTGGTCCTGCAGCCAGGACGTGGGACGTTCCACGCCCTTCGGAGGTGCTTCGCTACCTGGCGAGCCACTCGCTAGGTCGTTGACTGCCGTGACGGCCGCATGTCCGTCGACGGGTGTACCGGTGCTACTGCTGGGCTGCTCATTGACAGTGTTGGAGTTAGTGCCTTCGATGTTCGTGTCCGACGTCACTGGAATGAAGTGTGAGCAAGCGAGCGCGAGTCTTCGGGCACGATGGAACGTACATGGTGAtgtggcggaggtggtgTTTGGGTCAACATTCGACGGAGCGTTCTCTATCACGGTGTCGCTGAGACCACTTTCTTCGTGCCGTTGACTGACGAATGTCAATACTGTCATTGTCACCTACTGTATGGCGCCGCTGACCGTCTTTTATTGTACTCCCTAAAACCGACATTACCCGCGACTCCGATGGCGATACCGAACAGAAAGGTGACGACCTGGGGCGTTGGCTCGCGGTATATCTAGTCAAGAACTCACAATTGCACCCGCTAGTCCCCCGACGGGCAcgccgttgctgctgccagctTGAACGTTAACAAGGCTGGAGGTTTCACTGGGTGGGTCGCGTTAGACGGCTGAGTCGGGGCACCCTTCAAGTGCTTACTGGGCGGTCAGGTACGCGATGTTGTAGATCTCGAGCCAGCCGTTGGTCGACGACTCAAGTCGGAGGGTATAGCTTACGCCCGGGTCGAGCACGGCAAAGCCCAGAATCTGCCACGGGGCGTAGTAGGGTGAGTTGGCAGAGTACCGCGTCGTGGCGGGGGGGTtgaacggcggcgcgggggtgaTCGTGATCGTGTAGTCTGCGAACCCGGCCCCAATCGAGCCGTACAGCTCGACAAACGATGCGCCGGGTGGAACGTCGACTTGGAGAAACGTCGTGTAGGGGACCCGAgactcggcgcggaggaccGAATAGCCACCAGCTGGGAACATGCTCGCAGCTGACCGGCAAACGTCAACGAGAGAGCCATGTTTGGATACGCATTTGTGCGTCTCACGAGCCCATCGCGCAACGTGCATACGTACCTGAGGCGCTTTGGTTCGGAGTGTAGACCGCCCACGGCGTGTCTAACGGCTGTGACCCCTTAAAAGCTGGGTTCGCCTTGCCGCTACTGTCGACAGCGAAGAGGCCAATCTTGCCCCCACCATGGCCGTTCACGAGCAGTCCACTGCACGGTGAGCGTCACCCCCACGCAAGagcgcccactcacccctgCATACCGGTGAGCAGTAACACCTCTTGGACGGTAGTCTGCGCCGTGGAGAAGATGTTGAACACGCACGAGTGGAGCCCCCAGTCGAGATTGCGCGCATACGCGAGCTCGGAGAGCCAGTACGTGCCGACCCGGTCCGTGTTGCTGCTGTTCAACGCGTCGCACTGCCACGTCGTGTGGTCTGCCGGACTCCCAGTCCCGACGAGCGCGATCCCCGTGCCGACAAACTCCACAGCGACGGTCGTGTACGACGATCCCCCGACGGCGCTCGTGGTCGCAGCGTACCGCGGCTGTCCGACCCCGATGGCGCCGGGCGTGAAGTTGCCACTGGTGGGAGTTTCAGAGTACGTCAAGTTCCACGCGCTCCCCGTCAACCCTGTGGCGGGGGGCGAGAACCGCACGATGAGCGAGTTGACTGGCAGGCTGTAGATGACCTGCTGGGGGATCGGGATGCCGCTGTTGTCGCGCGTGGAGAGGGAGTGACCAtgcgccacgctcgccgacgcagcCGGTTGCACTGCGACGAAGCAGGTACCTAGGAGCTGCAGTAGCGCTGCCGCGCGGCGTCTTCGGACGATCatgggccgtcgtcgtcgtcgttcgaGGTgtcgagggagaggaggggcaaagagctgggctgggcgctCGGTCGCCATTTAACTGTTTACACCTTCACGGCTGGCTTCAGGGGGCAAGAAGTCACGCACAAAGCTGAGGAACAAAGCCCAGGCCACCACAAGTGGCCCGGCACGCATGGTTGCACCTGACATAGCTACAGCGTATGGCAAATCTGTCCAGTCTTCGAACTCTCGACTACGGTTGCGGCGGCAGGTTCACCGCCACAACAGGGGCTTGACAACACCCGTCATGCTACGCAGACCACGGTCAGAGACCCGTGTTGTTGCCGGGAGCACGCGCGTGGTCGTACGCTGGCGGAACGTGCTCGACGGGGCCGGCatagtgctgctgctggacgggtggggcggggggctGGACATACTGGATGATGATGTtcgcgcccgagtcgcgcTCCTGCAAGGTTTGAAGCGGGAGAGCGATTGGAAGTGGCGCGGGGGCGGACGTGCCCGCTTGCTGCTGGGGCAGGGCTGGCagcccgcgcgccgacttGGTGAAGCCCGACTCGGCGGTAGAGCTGTCTTGGTTGGAGACGTGGAGCGAGTACCCCCGGCTCGTGCGCCCTccgctgccgctcgagctcagcATCTCCTCCGTCGGTACACCGAGCATTCCACCACGTGAGTCGAGCGGGGACGTCGGACTCAAGGGCCGCACGCCTGTGACCGATGTCATGACAGACTCGCGTTGAGTCATGTCTGGGTGTGGCATCAGCGGGACCAGCTCTTCGTGGTCGCGGCGAAAAGTGAGCGTACCAGGGGCAGGTTCTGCCTGGGGGAAggggtcgacctcggggtgGTCGACGATGAACCGGCCCGCTGAAACCGGTTTGCTGCAAGCCCGGTCAGCTGGCTCTAAGTGAGGTCTATCGTACTCACTTTCTCCGCTTGTATTGATTAAAGACAACCAAGCCGATCACCGCGCAGATGGCGGCGCCCCCTAGCAGGCCACCAACCTTGGTGGCACTCAGCACTATCCGGGGCTACCACTCACAATGCCGCCTGCAAGTGCACCGACACTGATGCCAGTTGATGTACCACCGCTATGAGTTGAAACCGTTGTTCCACTGTACTCCGTCAGCCAGACACCCGCCTGACTCGCTTTCCACCCACTTGTCGGTGAAGTACTGGACAGCATAGACTTCCATGGTCCCATCCGAGACTGTGTCGACGCGAAGACTGTAGGTGATGCTCGGGTCCAGAACGGTAAAGCTTAAGACTTGATTTGGGCTGTAATAAGGAGAAAATGGGACGTAAGGCCCATTCGGGGGACTGAAGGGAGGCGTAGGCGTGAACGTGACGGTGTAGTTTGCAAAGCCCCACCCGGCCGTTCCCCACAACTCTATGAAGGAGGTTCGCGGGGGCACCTTGTACGTCACCGAGGACCCAGAGGTGTTGGTACGCAGAACATAGTAATAGTCGGGCGCAGCTGGGAACGATCCTTGTTCCTCTGGTTTAAAGGGAGACCTAGTGTCAGCGAGCCACTCGGTAGGAGCCAGTTGTAAGGAGAAGCAGATTCTTTCTGAACCCTCCAAGGAGCGCTTTTGGGGCCCATGTATCTTGAGGGCCTGCGCGCACGTAGACTCACCGTGACCACCCTGGAAGGGTTGATTGACCTCCCAAGGCGACCCATTTGCCTGATGACTACTCCAATCGGCAGTTAACATCTTGTTGGGTTGGACGGCATGAACTTTTGTTCTTGCCCCACCTGGGCCATTCCGCAAGACAGCGCTGAGGATGTGTGAGTGCATTCCACTGCAGGCCACTCCAATGAGAACCTACTCACTCCGGGATTCCCGTCAGTATGAGGAGTTCGGTGACAACAACTTGTGCACGAGTCGTCTGCACGGCGATATCGCACGAGTGCAGGCCCCAAGAAAGACCACGAACCCAGGCGAGTTCACCCTGCCAGGAATTTAAACTGTCGAGGTCTGGAGATTGGTTGCCGTCGCATGTGATAGCCACATTGTCAGTGTCTCCGGAAGTGCCGAGGATCGAAATGGCGGTCCCTACAAAGCTGACGTGGAAGGTTGCAGCGCTGCTGTTGAGAGAAGTCGTATAGGCCACGTTTCCCACCATAATGGCGTTGGGATAGAAGGTGGACGGCGTCAGACCACTGCTTGTCATGTTCCAACCGACCGAAGCGGGTCCCAAAATGCGA
This window harbors:
- the fnx1_0 gene encoding uncharacterized protein; translated protein: MVGNVAYTTSLNSSAATFHVSFGELAWVRGLSWGLHSCDIAVQTTRAQVVVTELLILTGIPDAVLRNGPGGARTKVHAVQPNKMLTADWSSHQANGSPWEVNQPFQGGHGESTSPFKPEEQGSFPAAPDYYYVLRTNTSGSSVTYKVPPRTSFIELWGTAGWGFANYTVTFTPTPPFSPPNGPYVPFSPYYSPNQVLSFTVLDPSITYSLRVDTVSDGTMEVYAVQYFTDNGTTVSTHSGGTSTGISVGALAGGIVGGLLGGAAICAVIGLVVFNQYKRRNKPVSAGRFIVDHPEVDPFPQAEPAPGTLTFRRDHEELVPLMPHPDMTQRESVMTSVTGERDSGANIIIQYVQPPAPPVQQQHYAGPVEHVPPAGIPIPQQVIYSLPVNSLIVRFSPPATGLTGSAWNLTYSETPTSGNFTPGAIGVGQPRYAATTSAVGGSSYTTVAVEFVGTGIALVGTGSPADHTTWQCDALNSSNTDRVGTYWLSELAYARNLDWGLHSCVFNIFSTAQTTVQEVLLLTGMQGGLLVNGHAGGYSVLRAESRVPYTTFLQVDVPPGASFVELYGSIGAGFADYTITITPAPPFNPPATTRYSANSPYYAPWQILGFAVLDPGVSYTLRLESSTNGWLEIYNIAYLTAQ